The Lactuca sativa cultivar Salinas chromosome 2, Lsat_Salinas_v11, whole genome shotgun sequence genome includes a window with the following:
- the LOC111889955 gene encoding uncharacterized protein LOC111889955, translating to MVKAIRVHEHGGPEVLTWEDVEVPDPKEGEIRLKQKAIGINFLDVYMRRGHYPQPVPFTPGMEGAGVVTAVGAGVTSCKVGDVVAYASGQVGSYAEERILPADQAVPVPSSVDPVEAAAVIFKGLTAYVMIHRAFKVEPGHTILVHAAAGGVGYLICQWASAIGATVIGTVSTKEKAVQAKEDGCEHVILYKDEDFVKRVMEITSGKGVDVVFDAVGKDTFNGSLECLKTRGYMVVYGTASGEPEPISVTKLAPRSIYLTFASLGEYIGGNREHLLIAAEALYSNVAKGVLKVRLNHKYPLSQATQAHIALESRKTTGSVVLIPDEE from the exons ATGGTCAAAGCAATTAGAGTCCATGAGCATGGCGGCCCTGAG GTGTTGACATGGGAAGATGTTGAAGTCCCAGATCCAAAAGAGGGAGAAATCAGGTTGAAGCAAAAGGCAATTGGTATAAATTTCTTGGATGTGTATATGCGTCGAGGGCACTACCCTCAACCTGTACCGTTTACTCCAGGTATGGAAGGAGCCGGAGTTGTAACAGCTGTCGGTGCCGGAGTAACCAGCTGCAAAGTTGGAGATGTTGTGGCTTACGCTAGTGGGCAGGTGGGTTCTTATGCCGAAGAGAGAATACTCCCCGCAGATCAAGCGGTGCCTGTCCCTTCTTCTGTTGATCCCGTTGAAGCAGCTGCTGTCATTTTTAAGGGACTCACAGCATATGTCATGATCCATCGAGCCTTTAAG GTTGAACCTGGGCATACAATCCTGGTACACGCAGCGGCAGGTGGAGTCGGATATTTGATCTGTCAATGGGCAAGTGCGATCGGAGCCACCGTGATCGGAACAGTGTCGACCAAGGAGAAGGCTGTGCAGGCGAAAGAAGATGGATGTGAGCATGTGATTCTTTACAAAGATGAAGACTTTGTGAAACGTGTGATGGAAATAACATCAGGCAAAGGGGTGGATGTAGTCTTCGATGCCGTTGGGAAAGACACCTTCAAT GGATCATTGGAGTGCTTAAAAACACGAGGATACATGGTGGTTTATGGGACTGCATCAGGTGAACCAGAACCGATAAGTGTGACTAAACTAGCACCCAGATCTATCTATCTTACATTTGCATCACTCGGGGAATACATAGGAGGTAATCGAGAGCAtctgcttatagctgctgaagcCTTGTATTCTAATGTTGCAAAGGGAGTCTTGAAGGTTCGTCTTAACCATAAGTATCCTCTGTCTCAAGCAACCCAAGCTCACATTGCTCTTGAGAGTCGAAAAACAACAGGTTCGGTTGTGTTGATCCCAGACGAGGAGTGA